A genomic window from Helicobacter suis HS1 includes:
- a CDS encoding iron-sulfur cluster assembly scaffold protein NifU — MAKNNLLGGALWDAYSKEVSRRMDNPTHLGVLTEEDAKARGAKLIVADYGAESCGDAVRLYWLIDPKTDTIIDAKFKSFGCGTAIASSDMMVELCLGKRVQDAVKITNLDVEKGLRDHPDVPAVPGQKMHCSVMAYDVIKQAAGQYLGKNPEDFEDEIIVCECARVSLGTIKEVIRLNDLKSVEEITNYTKAGGFCKSCVQPGGHEKREYYLVDILRDVRAEMEAEKRKEVAQKSLEGDLAFQEMTMVQKVKAIDKTIDAHVRPMLMMDGGNLEILDIKEGGGFVDVYIRYMGACDGCASAASGTLFAIEGVLQDQLDEHIRVLPI, encoded by the coding sequence ATGGCAAAAAACAATCTATTAGGTGGGGCTTTATGGGATGCTTATTCTAAAGAGGTGAGTCGCCGCATGGATAATCCCACACATTTAGGGGTACTCACAGAAGAAGACGCAAAAGCCAGAGGGGCTAAACTCATTGTGGCAGACTATGGGGCTGAGTCTTGTGGAGATGCTGTAAGGCTTTATTGGCTGATTGATCCTAAGACAGATACCATTATTGATGCCAAATTTAAAAGCTTTGGGTGTGGTACGGCCATCGCTAGTTCGGATATGATGGTTGAGCTTTGCTTAGGCAAAAGGGTACAAGACGCGGTTAAGATCACTAATTTAGATGTAGAAAAAGGGCTTAGAGACCACCCCGATGTCCCTGCTGTGCCCGGGCAAAAAATGCACTGCTCAGTCATGGCTTATGATGTGATCAAACAAGCAGCCGGGCAATATTTAGGCAAAAATCCGGAGGATTTTGAAGATGAAATTATTGTGTGTGAATGTGCGCGGGTGAGTCTTGGCACGATTAAAGAGGTGATTCGCCTCAATGATTTAAAAAGTGTAGAGGAGATTACAAATTACACTAAAGCCGGGGGATTTTGTAAAAGTTGTGTACAACCCGGGGGGCATGAAAAACGAGAATATTATTTGGTAGATATTTTAAGAGATGTACGCGCAGAAATGGAGGCAGAAAAACGCAAAGAAGTAGCGCAAAAATCTTTAGAAGGCGATTTAGCCTTCCAAGAAATGACTATGGTACAAAAAGTTAAAGCCATTGATAAAACCATTGACGCCCATGTCCGCCCAATGCTTATGATGGACGGGGGTAATTTAGAGATTTTAGACATCAAAGAGGGCGGGGGATTTGTAGATGTTTATATCCGCTACATGGGGGCTTGCGATGGGTGTGCGAGTGCGGCAAGTGGGACACTCTTTGCCATTGAAGGGGTACTCCAAGATCAGCTAGATGAGCATATCCGCGTTTTGCCTATTTAA
- a CDS encoding NifS family cysteine desulfurase has product MQNHNRIYLDNNATTRVDPLVQELMIPYFSEHYGNPNSLHKFGTETHPEITKALEKLYQGINAHDEDDIIVTSCATESNNWVLKSVYFDIYLKQGKDHIITTEVEHPAVRATCEFLESLGMRVTYLPINAQGTISAKQVEEAITDKTALVSVMWANNETGLIFPIEAIGQICKQRGVLFHSDAVQAIGKIPVDVQKAQVDFLSFSAHKFHGPKGIGGLYIRSGVEITPLLHGGEHMRGRRSGTLNVPYIIGMGEAMYLAYENLDYEREVVGQLRDRLEDALLQIKDVFVIGDRIERVPNTTLISVRGIEGEAMLWDLNRAGIAASTGSACASEDLRANPVMVAIGADVELAHTAIRFSLSRFNTPEEIERTIEVFQKAVKRLRNISSSYSYSK; this is encoded by the coding sequence ATGCAAAATCATAACCGCATTTATCTGGACAATAACGCCACCACCCGAGTCGATCCTCTGGTGCAAGAGCTCATGATTCCTTATTTTTCTGAGCATTATGGAAACCCTAATTCTTTGCATAAATTTGGCACAGAAACCCACCCTGAGATCACAAAAGCCCTAGAAAAACTCTATCAAGGCATTAACGCACATGATGAGGACGACATCATTGTTACCTCTTGTGCTACTGAGAGTAACAACTGGGTTTTAAAATCTGTGTATTTTGATATTTATCTGAAACAGGGCAAGGATCACATCATCACTACAGAAGTAGAACACCCCGCCGTACGCGCCACTTGCGAATTTTTAGAAAGCTTAGGCATGCGTGTAACTTATTTGCCTATCAACGCACAAGGTACTATTTCAGCAAAACAAGTAGAGGAAGCTATTACAGATAAAACCGCCCTTGTAAGCGTGATGTGGGCTAATAATGAAACTGGTTTGATTTTTCCTATTGAGGCAATCGGGCAAATCTGTAAACAAAGAGGCGTACTATTCCATAGCGATGCGGTACAGGCCATTGGCAAAATCCCGGTAGATGTGCAAAAGGCACAAGTGGATTTTCTCTCTTTTTCAGCGCATAAATTCCATGGGCCCAAAGGCATAGGAGGCCTTTATATTAGATCAGGTGTGGAGATCACCCCGCTTTTACACGGGGGCGAGCATATGCGCGGGCGGCGTAGTGGGACGCTTAATGTACCCTACATTATCGGAATGGGTGAGGCTATGTACTTAGCTTATGAAAATTTAGATTATGAAAGAGAAGTTGTAGGGCAACTGCGCGATCGCTTAGAAGATGCGCTTTTACAGATTAAAGATGTGTTTGTGATTGGCGATCGCATAGAGCGCGTGCCTAACACAACACTTATTAGCGTACGCGGGATTGAGGGCGAGGCGATGCTTTGGGATTTAAACCGCGCCGGCATTGCAGCCTCTACAGGTAGTGCATGTGCAAGTGAGGATTTAAGGGCTAATCCGGTCATGGTAGCCATTGGAGCAGATGTAGAATTAGCCCATACAGCCATTCGCTTTTCACTCAGCCGTTTTAACACACCTGAGGAGATCGAGCGCACCATTGAGGTTTTCCAAAAGGCTGTGAAGCGATTACGCAACATTTCTAGCTCTTATAGCTATAGCAAATAA
- the fliI gene encoding flagellar protein export ATPase FliI codes for MSLEILRAQLQHKRDLSPRYGVVVKILPNMVFVSGFLPSLGDMVQVERADGGECLGMVVVVEKTQFGFTPFSFVEGCKVGDRVLFVKEGLSFPVGQGLLGRVLDPLGNPLDKLGFVRASGFAPVMLAPIKPLDRAIIDEPFSVGVKSIDGLLTCGKGQKMGIFAGSGVGKSTLMGMVVRGCSASIKVIALIGERGREIPEFIHKNLQGNLENTVLIVATSDDAPLMRKYGAFCAMSVAEYFKNQGHDVLFMMDSVTRFAMAQREIGLALGEPPTSKGYPPSALTLLPQLMERAGKEQNKGSITAFFTVLVEGDDLSDPIADQSRSILDGHIVLSRELTDHGIYPPINILHSASRVSKEVSSHDHMLAARKFRKLYALLKENEVLIRIGSYQRGFDPDLDEAMDKKAKMDAFLAQEEEEVVPSSQSIQELQEIMQ; via the coding sequence GTGTCTTTAGAAATTTTAAGGGCGCAATTACAACACAAGCGCGATCTCTCTCCGCGTTATGGGGTGGTGGTTAAAATCTTGCCTAATATGGTCTTTGTAAGCGGATTTTTACCCTCTCTTGGGGATATGGTACAAGTAGAGCGCGCAGATGGGGGGGAGTGTTTGGGTATGGTGGTTGTAGTGGAAAAAACCCAATTTGGGTTTACGCCTTTTTCCTTTGTGGAGGGGTGCAAAGTAGGCGATCGCGTACTATTTGTCAAAGAGGGTTTGAGTTTTCCAGTAGGTCAGGGGCTTTTAGGGCGCGTATTAGATCCTTTGGGTAATCCCTTAGATAAACTAGGATTTGTACGCGCTAGTGGCTTTGCTCCTGTAATGCTAGCTCCTATTAAACCCCTAGATCGCGCTATCATTGATGAACCCTTTAGCGTGGGGGTTAAAAGCATAGATGGCCTGCTTACCTGTGGCAAGGGGCAAAAAATGGGTATTTTTGCAGGTAGCGGGGTGGGTAAATCCACTTTAATGGGCATGGTGGTGCGGGGTTGTAGCGCAAGTATTAAAGTGATTGCTCTTATTGGAGAGCGGGGGCGAGAAATCCCGGAGTTTATCCATAAAAATTTACAGGGCAATTTAGAAAACACCGTGCTGATAGTAGCAACCAGTGATGATGCACCTTTAATGCGTAAATACGGGGCCTTTTGTGCGATGAGTGTAGCAGAGTATTTTAAAAATCAAGGACATGATGTACTCTTTATGATGGATTCTGTAACGCGCTTTGCTATGGCACAAAGAGAAATCGGGTTAGCTTTAGGCGAACCGCCCACCAGCAAGGGTTATCCCCCCTCTGCCCTCACGCTTTTACCCCAGCTAATGGAGAGAGCAGGCAAGGAGCAAAATAAAGGGAGTATCACCGCCTTTTTTACGGTGCTTGTAGAAGGCGATGATCTTTCTGACCCAATCGCTGATCAATCTAGAAGTATTTTAGATGGGCACATTGTTTTAAGCCGCGAACTCACCGATCACGGGATTTATCCGCCTATTAATATTTTGCACTCCGCCTCTAGGGTGAGTAAAGAGGTGAGTAGCCACGATCACATGCTAGCAGCGCGCAAATTCCGCAAACTCTACGCGCTTTTAAAAGAAAACGAAGTTTTGATTCGCATTGGATCGTATCAAAGGGGTTTTGATCCAGATTTAGACGAGGCGATGGATAAAAAGGCCAAAATGGACGCTTTTTTAGCCCAAGAGGAAGAGGAAGTTGTGCCAAGTAGCCAAAGTATCCAAGAACTCCAAGAAATCATGCAATAA
- the tig gene encoding trigger factor, whose translation MDLKTKRLDSANARVYAKPLVQDFEKKSQSIAQKIAKNTKLDGFRRGKVPLDIIKQRYHGHIQQESQKEILDAILKEGAKALEITNQDIIGNPSVSKFDKQEGYFDIEIEIGLRPQIDLSAVLECVPSFSLDAIQESAVEERLEILAKQRASFSDAPAEKAVALGDGVIFDFEGLLDNQPFEGNRAQNFALIVGENRLLPSFEEQLVGMKAGDEKYFSVTFPSDYANTNLAGKEVSFHVKLHKIQLRKIPEIDDAFIKAVLNQEKEPTLELLKQRIKDQLFLEAKTKLYNQQLKETLIDKLDESLSFDLPQTIVEQEMDLALNQALEGMSTEQVKELQEDSQKLQEKRESFRQQARRSVKVTFIVDALAKQEKIQVGDNEVFQTIYYEAMMTNQNPQQVLEFYRKNNMLPAVKMAMIEDRVLTFLLDKQLPKES comes from the coding sequence ATGGATTTAAAAACCAAAAGGCTAGATAGCGCCAATGCACGCGTGTATGCTAAGCCTTTAGTACAAGACTTTGAGAAAAAATCCCAAAGCATTGCCCAAAAGATCGCAAAAAACACCAAGCTAGATGGGTTTAGAAGAGGCAAAGTACCTTTAGACATCATCAAACAGCGCTATCATGGGCATATTCAACAGGAGAGTCAAAAGGAAATATTAGATGCGATTTTAAAAGAGGGTGCTAAGGCCCTTGAGATCACCAATCAAGATATAATTGGTAACCCGTCTGTGAGCAAGTTTGATAAACAGGAAGGGTATTTTGATATTGAAATTGAGATCGGTCTTAGACCCCAAATTGATCTAAGTGCTGTACTTGAATGTGTCCCTAGTTTTTCTTTAGATGCAATCCAAGAAAGTGCGGTTGAGGAGCGCCTAGAAATTTTAGCAAAGCAAAGGGCTAGCTTTTCAGACGCGCCAGCAGAAAAAGCTGTAGCGCTAGGCGATGGGGTGATCTTTGATTTTGAAGGGCTATTAGATAACCAACCCTTTGAGGGCAACCGCGCGCAAAATTTTGCCCTTATTGTGGGTGAAAACCGCTTACTACCTAGTTTTGAAGAGCAACTAGTGGGCATGAAAGCAGGCGATGAAAAGTACTTTTCTGTAACTTTTCCTAGCGATTATGCTAACACTAATCTAGCTGGAAAAGAAGTTTCTTTTCATGTTAAGTTGCATAAAATCCAGCTTAGGAAAATCCCAGAAATTGATGATGCGTTTATCAAAGCGGTTTTAAATCAAGAAAAAGAACCTACTTTAGAGCTACTCAAACAGCGCATTAAAGATCAATTATTCCTAGAGGCAAAAACAAAACTCTATAACCAACAACTCAAGGAAACTTTGATTGATAAACTTGATGAGTCGCTCTCTTTTGATCTACCACAAACCATTGTAGAGCAAGAAATGGATTTAGCTTTAAATCAGGCTTTAGAGGGCATGTCTACTGAGCAGGTTAAAGAGTTGCAAGAGGATTCTCAAAAATTACAGGAAAAACGAGAAAGCTTTCGCCAACAGGCCAGACGCAGTGTTAAAGTAACTTTTATTGTAGATGCTCTGGCTAAACAAGAAAAGATTCAAGTTGGCGATAATGAGGTCTTCCAAACGATCTATTATGAGGCCATGATGACTAATCAAAATCCCCAACAGGTTTTAGAGTTTTACCGAAAAAATAACATGCTCCCAGCGGTTAAAATGGCGATGATTGAGGATCGCGTGTTGACCTTTTTGTTAGATAAACAACTCCCTAAAGAAAGTTAG
- the clpP gene encoding ATP-dependent Clp endopeptidase proteolytic subunit ClpP, producing the protein MNYIPYVIEKTGRGERSYDIYSRLLKDRIVLLSGEINDAVASTIVAQLLFLEAEDPEKDINLYINSPGGSVTSGLSIYDTMNYIHPDICTICIGQAASMGAFLLSCGTKGKRFSLPHARIMIHQPLGGTEGQATNIAIYTKEILRLKNTLNQIMAENTGQTLEKIEQDSDRDFFMSAEDAKEYGLVDAVLSKSTKQT; encoded by the coding sequence ATGAATTATATTCCCTATGTTATTGAAAAAACAGGACGCGGTGAACGCAGTTATGATATTTATTCCCGTCTTTTAAAAGATCGCATTGTGTTATTAAGCGGCGAGATTAACGACGCGGTGGCCTCCACTATCGTAGCCCAGTTGCTTTTTTTAGAAGCTGAGGACCCTGAAAAAGATATTAATCTTTACATCAACTCCCCCGGGGGTTCTGTTACTAGTGGTTTAAGCATTTATGACACCATGAATTATATCCACCCAGATATTTGCACGATTTGTATCGGTCAAGCTGCCTCTATGGGGGCTTTTTTACTCAGTTGTGGTACTAAGGGCAAACGCTTTTCTTTGCCCCATGCGCGTATCATGATCCACCAACCCCTAGGGGGCACAGAAGGCCAAGCCACCAATATCGCCATTTACACTAAAGAAATTTTGCGCCTAAAAAATACCCTCAATCAGATCATGGCAGAAAACACCGGCCAAACTCTTGAAAAAATTGAACAAGATAGCGATCGGGATTTTTTCATGAGTGCAGAAGATGCTAAAGAATACGGGCTTGTAGATGCGGTTTTAAGCAAAAGCACTAAGCAGACATAA
- the def gene encoding peptide deformylase, producing the protein MAILDLVHYPDKRLRGLSTEVEVFDTALHTLLEDMQETMLANKGIGLAAIQVGVAKRILIINLPRQDEQQYPEDCLEIINPTLLHAEGQILWREGCLSVPEFYEEIQRFARVKLAYCDRYGDPQELQASDLLSVAIQHEIDHLNGILFVDRLSMLKRKKFEKEFRKNSKSA; encoded by the coding sequence ATGGCTATTTTGGATCTTGTGCATTATCCGGATAAGCGGTTACGGGGTTTATCTACAGAGGTTGAGGTGTTTGACACGGCTTTACACACCCTTTTAGAGGACATGCAAGAAACTATGTTAGCTAATAAGGGCATTGGTTTGGCTGCTATCCAAGTGGGGGTTGCAAAGCGCATTTTAATTATTAATTTACCCCGCCAAGATGAACAGCAATATCCAGAGGATTGTTTAGAAATTATCAATCCTACTTTATTACACGCAGAAGGCCAAATTCTTTGGAGAGAGGGGTGTTTATCTGTACCGGAATTTTATGAGGAAATCCAGCGTTTTGCCCGTGTTAAACTAGCCTATTGTGATCGGTATGGAGACCCCCAAGAACTCCAAGCTAGCGATCTATTAAGTGTGGCTATCCAGCATGAAATAGATCATCTCAATGGAATTTTATTTGTGGATAGACTCTCTATGCTAAAACGTAAAAAATTTGAAAAGGAGTTTAGAAAAAACT